The region ATTCATCAAAACACAGTAATTGCGCTCTTTTAGCAATATCTGCTGCTATCCGTTGTAGTGGATTAGGTATCCCTTGCAATTGACGTAACTGCGCATCTACTTGTTGCATAAAATGATGAAAGTGGAAACGTAATTTTTTCTCTAACGAGATAGTGTTAAAAAAAAGATCCATTAAAAAGGTTTTACCAACACCAACTGGCCCATAAATATAAATACCTTTTAATGAGGATTTCTTAAGCCAATTAAACCAACTTTTTTTCTGATTGGAAAAATCACTAATTAATCTATCTAGGTGAATTAAAACTTGACGCTGCGAAGGGCTATCCTGTATATCACCAGAATCAATAGCTGCGTTGTATTGATTAAGTAAGCTCATAAGCTTAATACCTGTGTACGCACTATATCCATTAGTTTAGATTTTAATAAAAGTAAATTGCCATGAAAGAAATGCCCCGTTGTGGGAAAGCAAATGACAGGGATTTTAGGGTTAGCTTGATTAGCAAAATCAAGAACCATATCTAAAGGTGAAATTTCATCTTCTTCACCTTGTAAAATAAACCACGGTTTTGGTGCTTTAAATTCTAAATAATTATAGTGATGAAAAGGGGGCGCTATAGTGATTAAAAGAATAGAATCACTTTTTGCTGCCGCTCTGTAAGCTACAAAAGAACCAAAAGAAAAGCCAGAGAATATAAATTGGGTATCAGGGTATTGTTGCCGCCAAAGCTGTTGTAAAACCAACATATCCTCACTTTCACCTATGCCCGCATCATACTGACCTTCCGACGCACCGACACCACGAAAATTAAATCGAATTGAAGGAATACCTAATTCTTTAAATGAGCGCGCCATGGTTGTAACAACTTTGTTGTTCATTGTACCACCCTGCAGCGAATGGGGGTGACCTAATAGCGCTAAGTAATTAAAATTTATTTCATTGGGGAGCGTTAATATAGCTGCTAAGCGACCAGCTTTGCCTTGAAAAAGAAAGGTATGCTCACCAGGCGTGATTAAATTTGCGATAGGTAACATAAATTCATTCATAACTTATTAAAGTATTAATAATAACCGATCTTGCAATTTGTTGCGCGTCCTTTAAACTTATTTTGCGCTGACAAATTGCAGCGACCTAGACCCTTCGTTTGATATCAAACATAGGAATTTACATTAGACTTTTTTGCAGTGAGTTTCAAAAGAAGTCTATTAACAATTTTTGGAGGACTTGATCCATGAGACAGGTACCAATGCTCTTAAATTTTATCTGTATTTACTCCTTTCAATTAGGGGGTAAATAAATGAATATTAACGAATTTGCTAAAAAAAAGCTGGCTGGCGAAAAAATAACGATGCTGACCTGCTATGATTATCTTTCTGCTAAAATTATTGCTGAATCGCAATTAGATTGCGTTTTAGTTGGGGATAGTGTTGCCATGGTTGTTCATGGCCATTCTAGTACAGTGATGGCAACAATTGATATGATGGTTTTGCATACCCAAGCAGTAGCTCGCGGCATTACACATCAATTAATAATAAGCGACCTACCCTTTCTTTGCCATCGTTCGTCTCAAGCTGAAACAATCATCAACGTTAAAAAATTAATACAAGCTGGCGCCGAGGCAATTAAAATTGAAGGTGGAGATGATGATACTTGCCGTACTATTGCTTATCTAGTGTCTTCTGGTATTCCTATACTCGGCCATATAGGCCTAATGCCGCAATCTATTTATCAGTATGGTGGCTATAAAGTTCAAGGTCGAGACGATGAAAAAGCAAATCAACTATTACAACAAGCAAAAAATCTAGAAGCTTCTGGCTGTTCAGCGCTCGTTCTTGAATGCATTCCTCAAGCATTAGCAAAAAAAATAACTAATAGCCTATCTATTCCTACTATAGGTATAGGTGCAGGTTCTGTAACTGATGGCCAAGTTTTAGTTTGGCACGATATGTTAGGTTTACAACAAGATTTTGTACCTAAATTTGTAAAACAATTTACAAATTCTAAAAGTACTGTGTTAACAGCAATTAATAATTATATTCAGGATGTTCAACAAAGCGACTTTCCATCAGAGAGCTACGCTTACTAATTAAATCACTTTTCCAAAGGCTGCTTAAAAAGCAGCCTAATTTAATTATTTACTAGGATAATTCATGCAAGTTTTTAATAATTTAAATGACTGGATCAATTTTAGAAATACACTAGATCCTCACTTAAGTTTAGGTTTTGTACCTACCATGGGTAATTTACATAAAGGCCATAGCTCTTTAATGCAGATTAGTAAAAGTGAAAATGAGCTGACAGTTGTTAGTATCTTTATTAATCCAACCCAATTTAATCAGCCCGATGATTATACTAATTATCCACGTACCTTAGAATTAGATCTTAAATTACTAGAAGAAAATGGTGTTGATTACTGCCTCACTCCGACAGAGCAAGCAATATATCCCGATGATTATAGATATAAAGTTATAGAAACTGAATTTTCCCAAATTATGGAAGGCGCCTATCGACCTGGCCACTTTAATGGTGTGTTAACGATAGTTATGAAATTACTCAATTTAGTTAGGCCCCAAAATGCCTATTTTGGTGAAAAAGACTATCAGCAATACTGTCTAATTCGCGATATGGTTAACGCTTTTTTTATGCCTATTTCTATAAAGGTTTGCCCAACAATTCGTGAAACAAGTCAACTTGCTTACAGTTCTCGCAACAATCTTCTTACTATTAATGAGCGCGAATTAGCAGAACGCTTTGCTACCATATTCCATCAAGATAAACCTTATAATGAAATTTTAAAGCAATTAAAGGAAAATGAGTTAAGTGTCGAATACTTTATAGAGCATGAAAATCGCCGATTTATAGCAGTTAAAATCGGAAATGTACGTTTAATAGACAATTATATTATTAAAGCAAAGCAATAATTATGTATTCTATGATTTTAAGGCTATTCTTTAATAAATAAACATTTTATGAAAGGGATATTATTATGTTAAAAAAATATATATTAAATACATTGTTCTATTTAACTAGCCTTTCTTTATCCTCATTTGCTGTAGCGGCAGCAGCGACTGACACGAATGCTAGTTCAACAACCAATACAACTTCTTCTTCAACAAGTGCAACTTCTACAGATGATCAATCAAGAGGTAAAGATGAATGGCTTTCTAAAATGCGAGAGGTAGTACCCGGCATTATTTGCAAAAACTTTACACAAAATGATGAACTTAATAAACGTTTAAAAGCAGAAAATATCGATTACGATAAATGCGTAAGTTTAATTCCTGCTAGTTTTGATAAATGTAAAAGCAAGTATTACTCAGATCTTCCTGCAACGATGGACAAAGATAGTGCATCAAAATGGGGTAAAACGATGGGGGAATGTATAGGTACTGATTTTGCTCTTACTAATTTTGGTGGTGAATCTAACACTAATAATAAAGATAGCAGTTCTGCTAGTAGCTCTGCTCAAGAAATGACCAAAGATGAATGGTTATCAAAATTAAAAGCTGTTGTGCCTGATTTAATTTGCAAAGGTTTTATGCAGGATGAAACACTTAATAAACGCCTCACTGAAGTTAATATTAACTACGATAAATGTGTTAGTTTAATACCTGAAAGCGTTGATAAATGTCAAAAAGAACTCTATTCTCAAATTCCTGCAACAATTAATCAGCAAAATGCAGGAAAATGGGGACATTCTATTGGCGAATGTATAGGTAAAGATTTCGCTTTAAAACACTTATTTAATAAAAAGCCTTAAGCTTTTTACTGCAAATGCATAATTTGACTAGCTCTATATAATCTCGCCCTAAAAAATCTTTTAGGGCGAGATTATATTCTTAAATAACTAATTAATTTATCTCCTTTTTTTGTTTGTTAATCCAGAAATTTTCCTACAATACTTGGCATTTAAAATATGAATAATTTTACTCTTACCTAATTATAAACTTTATTAACTGATTGCTGTATTTGTAATCATTAAATTTATTTAATAAGCTTTAATTAAGAAAGATATAACGTTCCTATTAAGTTTCAAACAAGGCTCCAGGGCTCAAGGCAAAGAATTTTACAAACAAGTACCTAGGAATTAATTATGAAAGAAAGACATTTCGCTTATAAAATAAATAGTAATGTTGCAGGCTTAATTTGCACTTATGCTGAAATTGAAAAAGATAAAATGCTAGACCTTTTAAAATTGGTACAACAAGATACTGAAGTAGGTCTATATTGGGTCTTTAAGCAACTAGATAATCAACCTAAAGAGCCATTATGTA is a window of Legionella busanensis DNA encoding:
- a CDS encoding alpha/beta hydrolase, yielding MLPIANLITPGEHTFLFQGKAGRLAAILTLPNEINFNYLALLGHPHSLQGGTMNNKVVTTMARSFKELGIPSIRFNFRGVGASEGQYDAGIGESEDMLVLQQLWRQQYPDTQFIFSGFSFGSFVAYRAAAKSDSILLITIAPPFHHYNYLEFKAPKPWFILQGEEDEISPLDMVLDFANQANPKIPVICFPTTGHFFHGNLLLLKSKLMDIVRTQVLSL
- the panB gene encoding 3-methyl-2-oxobutanoate hydroxymethyltransferase, with amino-acid sequence MNINEFAKKKLAGEKITMLTCYDYLSAKIIAESQLDCVLVGDSVAMVVHGHSSTVMATIDMMVLHTQAVARGITHQLIISDLPFLCHRSSQAETIINVKKLIQAGAEAIKIEGGDDDTCRTIAYLVSSGIPILGHIGLMPQSIYQYGGYKVQGRDDEKANQLLQQAKNLEASGCSALVLECIPQALAKKITNSLSIPTIGIGAGSVTDGQVLVWHDMLGLQQDFVPKFVKQFTNSKSTVLTAINNYIQDVQQSDFPSESYAY
- the panC gene encoding pantoate--beta-alanine ligase, yielding MQVFNNLNDWINFRNTLDPHLSLGFVPTMGNLHKGHSSLMQISKSENELTVVSIFINPTQFNQPDDYTNYPRTLELDLKLLEENGVDYCLTPTEQAIYPDDYRYKVIETEFSQIMEGAYRPGHFNGVLTIVMKLLNLVRPQNAYFGEKDYQQYCLIRDMVNAFFMPISIKVCPTIRETSQLAYSSRNNLLTINERELAERFATIFHQDKPYNEILKQLKENELSVEYFIEHENRRFIAVKIGNVRLIDNYIIKAKQ